A genomic region of Sarcophilus harrisii chromosome 6, mSarHar1.11, whole genome shotgun sequence contains the following coding sequences:
- the AIMP1 gene encoding aminoacyl tRNA synthase complex-interacting multifunctional protein 1 isoform X2, protein MAANKAILNRLEQKGAEADQVIEYLKQQVALLKEKAILQATLREEKKLRVENAKLKKEIEGLKQELIQAEIRNGVKQIPVPSGPSVQANSTSIPSENLVESVSTPVLPSGTKEEEEKKKKENTTNKGEKREKKQKHPAATAPDSKPVDVSLLDLRIGCIITAKKHPDADSLYVEEIDVGEKAPRTVVSGLVKYVSLDQMQNRMVILLCNLKPAKMRGVVSQAMLMCASSPEKVEILDPPSGSVPGDRITFEGFPGEPEKELNPKKKIWEQIQPDLITNDQCVATYKGVPFEVKGKGVCRAQTMSNSGIK, encoded by the exons ATGGCAGCCAATAAAGCAATTCTGAATAGACTGGAACAAAAGGGTGCGGAGGCTGATCAAGTTATTGAATACCTTAAGCAGCAAGTTGCTCTACTAAAGGAGAAAGCAa TTTTACAGGCAACtctcagagaagagaagaaacttCGTGTTGAAAATGCtaagttgaagaaagaaattgaaggactTAAACAGGAGCTCATACAGGCTGAAATTCGCAATGGAG TGAAACAAATACCAGTTCCCTCTGGTCCATCAGTTCAAGCTAATTCTACATCCATACCTTCTGAAAATTTAGTGGAGTCAGTATCTACTCCAGTCTTACCTTCTGGTaccaaagaggaagaagaaaagaaaaagaaagaaaatacgaCAAACAAAG gagaaaagagggaaaagaagcagAAGCATCCAGCAGCTACAGCCCCCGACTCCAAACCAGTAGATGTCTCTCTCTTGGATCTTCGCATTGGTTGTATCATCACTGCTAAAAAACATCCTGATGCAGATTCTCTGTATGTTGAAGAAATAGATGTTGGAGAAAAAGCACCAAGAACAGTTGTTAGTGGATTGGTGAAATATGTCTCCCTTGACCAG ATGCAGAATCGGATGGTGATTTTGCTTTGTAATCTGAAACCTGCAAAGATGAGAGGAGTGGTATCTCAAGCAATGCTGATGTGCGCTAGTTCACCAGAGAAGGTGGAAATCTTGGATCCTCCCAGTGGATCTGTTCCTGGAGACAGAATTACTTTCGAGGGATTCCctg gagAGCCTGAGAAGGAACTGAATCCCAAGAAGAAGATTTGGGAGCAGATCCAGCCTGATCTTATCACTAATGATCAATGTGTTGCAACCTATAAAGGAGTCCCCTTTGAGGTGAAAGGGAAAGGGGTCTGTAGGGCTCAGACCATGTCCAACAGtggaattaaataa
- the AIMP1 gene encoding aminoacyl tRNA synthase complex-interacting multifunctional protein 1 isoform X1 codes for MAPFLPYAKHILGFFSHSWIKMAANKAILNRLEQKGAEADQVIEYLKQQVALLKEKAILQATLREEKKLRVENAKLKKEIEGLKQELIQAEIRNGVKQIPVPSGPSVQANSTSIPSENLVESVSTPVLPSGTKEEEEKKKKENTTNKGEKREKKQKHPAATAPDSKPVDVSLLDLRIGCIITAKKHPDADSLYVEEIDVGEKAPRTVVSGLVKYVSLDQMQNRMVILLCNLKPAKMRGVVSQAMLMCASSPEKVEILDPPSGSVPGDRITFEGFPGEPEKELNPKKKIWEQIQPDLITNDQCVATYKGVPFEVKGKGVCRAQTMSNSGIK; via the exons gatttttttcccattcctggATAAAGATGGCAGCCAATAAAGCAATTCTGAATAGACTGGAACAAAAGGGTGCGGAGGCTGATCAAGTTATTGAATACCTTAAGCAGCAAGTTGCTCTACTAAAGGAGAAAGCAa TTTTACAGGCAACtctcagagaagagaagaaacttCGTGTTGAAAATGCtaagttgaagaaagaaattgaaggactTAAACAGGAGCTCATACAGGCTGAAATTCGCAATGGAG TGAAACAAATACCAGTTCCCTCTGGTCCATCAGTTCAAGCTAATTCTACATCCATACCTTCTGAAAATTTAGTGGAGTCAGTATCTACTCCAGTCTTACCTTCTGGTaccaaagaggaagaagaaaagaaaaagaaagaaaatacgaCAAACAAAG gagaaaagagggaaaagaagcagAAGCATCCAGCAGCTACAGCCCCCGACTCCAAACCAGTAGATGTCTCTCTCTTGGATCTTCGCATTGGTTGTATCATCACTGCTAAAAAACATCCTGATGCAGATTCTCTGTATGTTGAAGAAATAGATGTTGGAGAAAAAGCACCAAGAACAGTTGTTAGTGGATTGGTGAAATATGTCTCCCTTGACCAG ATGCAGAATCGGATGGTGATTTTGCTTTGTAATCTGAAACCTGCAAAGATGAGAGGAGTGGTATCTCAAGCAATGCTGATGTGCGCTAGTTCACCAGAGAAGGTGGAAATCTTGGATCCTCCCAGTGGATCTGTTCCTGGAGACAGAATTACTTTCGAGGGATTCCctg gagAGCCTGAGAAGGAACTGAATCCCAAGAAGAAGATTTGGGAGCAGATCCAGCCTGATCTTATCACTAATGATCAATGTGTTGCAACCTATAAAGGAGTCCCCTTTGAGGTGAAAGGGAAAGGGGTCTGTAGGGCTCAGACCATGTCCAACAGtggaattaaataa